The Indicator indicator isolate 239-I01 chromosome 30, UM_Iind_1.1, whole genome shotgun sequence genome has a window encoding:
- the FAM222B gene encoding protein FAM222B: MLACLPGPGDLSFQLLSYTQMNTGLQKWDTTQKMRSAQYPTPAELDAYAKKVANNPLTIKIFPNSVKVPQRKHIRRTVNGLDTSGQRYSPYPSQATTKTGLLAIVKSPAKGIVKDFDGTRARLLPEAMMNPPATPYVAPSTLTHPQALARQQALQHAQTLPHPQSIPQPQTLQHPQGIPQPQSLPHPQGIPQPQALPHPQNMQQPQGLQHPQTMAHQTLQHPPNPLLQPGLHGSRKMPDADAPPNVTVSTSTIPLSMAATLQQNQPPDLSSIVHQINQFCQARAGISTTSVCEGQIANPSPISRNLLINASTRVSTHNVPTPMPSCVVNPVDHAAAIPSASVNVPMVNINRVPPAYQNEIKPVAWNQHQLAHLQQMCGDAAGPAGLAGKHPQREIAGQNFSGKTSNYPQELCMGQSFSLKPPIEKPTPSPPVNGLQGPLPYTNGHYFQPIWNNILPTPNSDSSGSQDLAMPFHGGQPAGAPLDCAGGTHYRAGAGPSSQNNVMQTMDYLSGDFQQSCFRDQSMAVLGKVHRPPMNRAPEPTDSRNLHIQHPGYR; encoded by the exons ATGCTGGCCTGTCTGCCAGGACCAGGTGACCTCTCCTTTCAGCTTCTTTCTTACACGCAGATGAACACTGGACTTCAGAAAT GGGACACTACACAGAAAATGAGATCTGCACAGTATCCTACCCCAGCAGAATTGGATGCTTATGCTAAGAAGGTCGCCAACAATCCACTGACTATAAAGATTTTCCCAAACAGCGTCAAGGTTCCCCAGAGGAAACACATTCGCCGTACTGTGAACGGACTTGATACTTCGGGCCAGAGGTACAGTCCCTACCCATCCCAGGCCACCACCAAGACAGGCCTGCTGGCGATAGTCAAATCCCCAGCGAAAGGAATTGTCAAGGACTTTGACGGGACGCGCGCACGCCTGCTGCCAGAGGCGATGATGAACCCCCCTGCCACGCCGTACGTTGCACCTAGCACTTTAACCCACCCCCAGGCGCTTGCTCGCCAGCAGGCTCTCCAGCATGCACAGACTTTGCCGCACCCCCAGAGCATCCCACAGCCACAGACTCTGCAGCACCCTCAGGGGATCCCACAGCCACAAAGCTTACCACACCCTCAGGGGATACCGCAGCCGCAGGCGCTGCCGCACCCTCAGAATATGCAGCAGCCGCAGGGCTTGCAGCATCCTCAGACCATGGCACACCAGACTCTGCAGCACCCCCCGAATcctttgctgcagccaggtTTACATGGAAGCAGAAAGATGCCGGATGCAGACGCGCCGCCGAATGTGACCGTGTCTACCTCAACCATTCCCCTCTCTATGGCTGCCACCCTGCAGCAGAACCAGCCACCAGACCTGAGCAGCATTGTGCACCAGATTAACCAGTTCTGCCAGGCCAGAGCTGGCATTAGCACTACCTCAGTGTGCGAGGGACAGATTGCAAACCCCAGCCCTATAAGTCGTAACCTGCTTATCAATGCAAGTACCAGGGTATCTACTCACAATGTCCCTACACCCATGCCTTCCTGTGTAGTAAACCCTGTCGACCATGCTGCTGCTATTCCTTCTGCCTCTGTTAATGTGCCCATGGTGAATATCAACAGGGTGCCACCTGCCTACCAGAACGAAATCAAACCGGTCGCCTGGAACCAGCACCAGCTCGCACATCTGCAGCAGATgtgtggggatgctgctgggccTGCTGGACTTGCAGGGAAGCACCCTCAGAGAGAGATTGCAGGGCAGAATTTTTCTGGCAAAACTTCAAACTACCCTCAAGAACTGTGCATGGGCCAGTCCTTCAGCTTGAAGCCCCCCATCGAGAAACCCACACCTTCTCCACCCGTGAATGGTTTGCAGGGACCCTTGCCATACACCAACGGGCACTATTTCCAGCCCATCTGGAATAACATTCTGCCCACACCCAACAGTGACAGCTCTGGGTCCCAGGACCTCGCCATGCCTTTCCATGGGggacagccagcaggagcaccaCTAGATTGTGCAGGAGGAACTCAttacagagctggagctggtccaTCCAGCCAGAATAATGTGATGCAGACCATGGATTACCTAAGTGGGGACTTCCAGCAGTCCTGCTTCAGAGATCAGAGCATGGCCGTGCTGGGAAAAGTCCATCGGCCTCCCATGAACCGAGCACCTGAACCAACCGATAGTCGAAATCTTCATATTCAACACCCAGGGTATAGATAG